Proteins co-encoded in one Ziziphus jujuba cultivar Dongzao chromosome 9, ASM3175591v1 genomic window:
- the LOC112489148 gene encoding protein TIC 62, chloroplastic, with amino-acid sequence MEGCSLHSPTLTTVPSSVSRIGFADKPFLHGQVLNFPNAKKYPSTRKFNFLNIKAQVSGTVTFSSEELEATSKGATSKNENVAFVAGATGRVGSRTVRELLKLGFRVRAGVRSAQKAEALVQSVKRLKLDDKNASGGVEPVEKLEIVECDLEKPNEIGPALGNASVVLCCIGASEKEVFDITGPYRIDYLATKNLIKAATIAKVNHFILLTSLGTNKVGFPAAILNLFWGVLIWKRKAEEALIDSGLPYTIVRPGGMERPTDAYKETHNITLSQEDTLFGGQVSNLQVAELMAVMAKNPGLSYYKVVEVIAETTAPLTPVEELLTKIPFQRADIYPPEELKAPGGPELAPSKPEEPSPSVEKEPVKPEPIAAQPLSPYTAYDDLKPPTSPSPTAPSSQDNLTIVDAIPKPPSDAESKTAGTPTGITEIASASKEVPVTTPLSPYVAYEDLKPPSSPSPAPSVPKEIPVNVTTTADVVPPSGGNDVAKVNLDDVPETVSPQSSVFYHSPYYVYDDFKPPTSPSPSAPSPSSFSPSADDDGGSPLGNLSVNSTAQLSTGDNPEEKQYHSKPKPRPLSPFTMYEDLKPPASPSPSLK; translated from the exons ATGGAGGGTTGCTCCCTACATTCGCCAACTCTAACCACTGTACCTTCCTCTGTATCCAGAATTGGGTTTGCAGATAAACCATTTCTACACGGTCAAGTCCTCAACTTTCCCAATGCTAAGAAATACCCATCTACCAGAAAGTTCAACTTTCTTAATATCAAAGCTCAAGTTTCTG GCACTGTAACATTCAGCTCAGAGGAACTTGAGGCAACATCAAAAGGGGCGACCTCCAAAAATGAGAATGTTGCATTTGTTGCCGGTGCTACCGGAAGAGTTGGGTCACGAACGGTGAG GGAACTTTTGAAACTTGGATTCCGAGTCAGAGCTGGTGTCAGGAGTGCTCAGAAAGCAGAAGCTCTTGTGCAA AGTGTTAAACGATTGAAGCTTGATGACAAGAATGCAAGTGGAGGAGTTGAAC CTGTAGAAAAGCTTGAAATTGTGGAATGTGACTTGGAGAAACCAAATGAGATTGGACCAGCACTAGGGAATGCATCAGTGGTTCTATGCTGCATTGGTGCCAGTGAGAAGGAAGTTTTTGATATTACCGGACCATATCGCATTGACTATCTGGCTACCAAGAACCTTATTAAGGCAG CGACCATTGCAAAAGTCAATCATTTCATATTGCTAACATCTCTGGGAACAAATAAGGTTGGATTTCCTGCAGCTATTCTAAA TCTGTTCTGGGGAGTGCTGATATGGAAAAGGAAAGCAGAAGAAGCACTGATAGACAGTGGACTTCCTTATACC ATCGTGAGACCTGGTGGAATGGAACGGCCTACTGATGCTTACAAGGAAACTCATAATATTACCCTCTCACAGGAAGATACTTTATTTGGTGGTCAGGTGTCAAACCTCCAG GTGGCAGAGCTAATGGCAGTTATGGCTAAAAATCCTGGACTATCATATTACAAAGTAGTGGAAGTTATTGCAGAGACAACTGCTCCGTTGACTCCCGTAGAGGAACTTCTTACAAAGATACCATTTCAACGTGCAGATATTTACCCACCAGAG GAATTAAAAGCACCAGGTGGGCCTGAATTAGCACCTTCTAAGCCTGAGGAACCAAGCCCTTCTGTTGAGAAGGAACCTGTTAAACCAGAACCAATTGCAGCACAACCACTCTCTCCCTATACTGC TTATGATGATTTGAAGCCGCCTACATCCCCCAGTCCCACCGCACCTAGTAGTCAAGACAACTTGACTATTGTTGATGCAATCCCAAAGCCCCCTTCAGATGCTGAATCTAAGACAGCAGGAACACCAACTGGCATCACTGAGATAGCATCAGCTTCAAAGGAAGTGCCTGTGACAACTCCTCTTTCACCTTATGTTGC TTATGAGGATTTGAAGCCACCTAGCTCTCCAAGCCCAGCACCTAGTGTTCCCAAAGAAATACCCGTTAATGTCACAACAACAGCAGATGTTGTGCCACCTTCTGGAGGCAATGATGTTGCAAAGGTCAACCTAGATGATGTTCCTGAAACTGTTTCTCCCCAGAGTTCAGTTTTTTATCATTCACCCTACTATGT ATACGATGATTTCAAGCCTCCTACATCTCCGTCTCCTAGTGCTCCAAGTCCATCCTCCTTCTCACCATCAGCTGATGATGATGGTGGGTCCCCATTGGGAAACTTGTCAGTCAACAGCACAGCACAACTCTCAACAGGAGATAATCCAGAGGAAAAACAGTACCACAGCAAACCAAAGCCAAGACCACTATCTCCATTCACTAT GTATGAGGACTTGAAGCCTCCAGCATCACCATCACCGTCTCTTAAGTAA
- the LOC107433933 gene encoding uncharacterized protein LOC107433933, protein MDTNQNLNNTQKKLVGPSSASAYLDPHYWDERFSNEEHYEWLKDYSHFQHLIQAHINPNFSVLELGCGNSQLSEHLYEDGITNITCTDLSAVAVQNKQKRLLSKGLIEIKVMEADMLDLPFSDETFDVIIEKGTMDVLFVDSGDPWNPKPSTVTKVMKMLKGVHRVLKPNGIFISISFGQPHLRRPLYNAPEFTWSFEWKTFGDGFHYFFYTLKKGNRSLEGNEGSKRLEQPSI, encoded by the exons ATGGATACGAATCAAAACCTGAATAACACGCAGAAGAAACTCGTCGGTCCATCTTCTGCTTCGGCTTACCTTGATCCTCACTACTG GGATGAGCGATTCTCTAATGAGGAGCATTACGAGTGGCTCAAGGACTACTCTCATTTCCAGCATCTCATTCAAGCCCATATCAATCCCAACTTTTCT GTCTTGGAGCTAGGATGTGGAAACTCACAGCTGTCAGAACATTTGTACGAAGATGGGATTACTAATATAACATGCACTGATCTTTCAGCTGTTGCAGTGCAGAATAAGCAGAAACGCTTGCTATCTAAGGGACTTATAG AAATAAAAGTTATGGAAGCTGACATGCTAGACTTGCCTTTTAGCGACGAGACTTTTGATGTGATTATTGAGAAAGGAACTATG GATGTACTATTCGTGGACAGTGGTGATCCATGGAATCCAAAGCCTTCAACAGTTACAAAGGTTATGAAGATGCTTAAGGGCGTTCATAGGGTTCTGAAACCTAATGGAATATTCATCTCAATATCCTTTGGCCAG CCACACTTGAGGCGTCCTTTATATAATGCTCCAGAATTCACCTGGTCATTTGAATGGAAGACTTTTGGTGATGGATTTCACTATTTTTTCTATACCTTGAAAAAG GGAAACAGATCATTGGAGGGAAATGAAGGAAGTAAGAGGTTGGAGCAACCATCTATTTGA
- the LOC107435781 gene encoding probable E3 ubiquitin-protein ligase ARI2: MDDCISSDEDYYYSDRDSLDGLENDESDPQWVPTKGPTTKVITKESLLAAQREDLRRVMELLSLREHHARTLLIHYRWDVERLIAVLVERGKCCLFMEAGVSVVEHQDLDSPLPPTIMCDICMEDVPSGETTKMDCGHCFCNVCWTEHFVVKINDGQSKRIKCMAHKCNAICDEAVVRNLVSKRHPELAEKFDRFLLESYIEDNKRVKWCPSTPHCGNAIRVEDDEFCEVECSCSLQFCFGCLSEAHSPCSCLMWELWTKKCRDESETVNWITVHTKPCPKCLKPVEKNGGCNLVSCICGQSFCWLCGGATGRDHTWSSIAGHSCGRYKADREKKSERAKKDLYRYMHYHNRYKAHTDSFKLESKLKEIIQEKVAISEERDSKLRDFSWVNNGLYRLFRSRRVLSYSYPFAFYMFGDELFKDEMSTEEMEIKQHLFEDQQQQLEANVEKLSKFLEAPFDQYNEDRVMEIRMQVINLSAITDTLCQKMYECIENDLLGSLQVGIHSIAPYRSKGIERALELTACWGNTANDLNKNLPLDCGASGGTTEPGSGSSDESGCSSRKRARKDGVGGNFFDLNLPADVVDRTDL; this comes from the exons ATGGACGATTGTATTAGCAGCGATGAGGATTACTATTATTCCGATCGGGACTCGCTGGACGGGCTGGAGAACGATGAGTCTGATCCTCAGTGGGTCCCTACTAAGGGCCCAACGACCAAG GTGATTACGAAAGAATCTCTTTTGGCCGCACAG AGAGAGGATTTACGTCGGGTGATGGAGTTGCTATCCCTGAGAGAGCACCATGCCCGGactttacttattcattatcGCTGGGATGTTGAGCGGCTGATTGCAGTTTTAGTAGAAAGGGGAAAATGTTGCTTGTTTATGGAAGCAGGTGTCTCTGTGGTTGAGCATCAAGATCTTGATTCACCATTGCCTCCTACTATCATGTGTGATATTTGTATGGAGGATGTACCTAGTGGTGAGACGACAAAGATGGACTGTGGACATTGTTTTTGCAACGTCT GTTGGACTGAGCATTTTGTTGTTAAGATAAATGATGGTCAAAGCAAGCGCATTAAGTGCATGGCACACAAATGCAACGCAATATGTGATGAAGCTGTTGTTAGAAACCTAGTCAGTAAAAGGCATCCTGAACTGGCAGAAAAATTTGACCGTTTTCTTCTAGAGTCGTACATAGAGGATAATAAAAGGGTTAAATGGTGCCCAAGTACCCCTCATTGCGGAAATGCAATCCGGGTTGAGGATGATGAGTTTTGTGAGGTAGAATGCTCATGCAGTTTGCAATTTTGTTTCGGTTGCTTATCAGAAGCACACTCGCCCTGTTCATGTTTGATGTGGGAGCTTTGGACCAAAAAGTGTCGAGATGAATCAGAGACTGTCAATTGGATAACAGTCCACACAAAGCCTTGTCCAAAGTGTCTCAAACCTGTAGAAAAGAATGGTGGCTGCAATCTTGTGAGCTGTATCTGTGGGCAATCATTTTG TTGGCTCTGTGGTGGAGCCACCGGTCGCGACCATACTTGGTCAAGTATTGCAGGTCACAGCTGCGGTCGCTACAAAGCAGACCGAGAGAAGAAATCTGAGCGGGCAAAAAAGGATCTTTATCGTTATATGCACTATCACAATCGTTACAAAGCTCATACAGACTCCTTTAAGCTTGAAAGTAAACTAAAGGAGATTATACAAGAGAAAGTTGCAATTTCCGAAGAGAGAGATTCGAAGCTCAGAGATTTCAGTTGGGTAAATAATGGACTCTACAGGCTTTTCAGATCAAGGCGGGTTCTTTCGTACTCATACCCATTTGCTTTTTATATGTTTGGAGATGAGCTTTTTAAGGATGAGATGAGCACAGAGGAAATGGAAATAAAACAGCATTTATTTGAGGACCAGCAGCAACAGCTTGAGGCAAATGTTGAGAAATTATCTAAGTTTTTGGAGGCACCATTTGATCAATATAATGAGGATAGAGTTATGGAGATAAGGATGCAAGTCATCAACCTATCAGCAATCACGGATACCCTTTGTCAGAAAAT GTATGAGTGTATCGAGAATGATTTATTGGGTTCTCTACAAGTTGGCATCCACAGTATAGCTCCTTACAGGTCAAAAGGCATTGAGAGGGCATTAGAACTTACAGCTTGCTGGGGCAATACAGCCAATGATTTGAACAAAAATCTACCATTGGATTGTGGCGCAAGTG GAGGAACAACTGAACCGGGCTCTGGGAGTTCAGATGAGAGTGGATGCTCTTCTCGAAAACGTGCTAGGAAGGATGGTGTTGGGGGTAACTTTTTTGATTTAAACTTGCCAGCAGATGTGGTGGACAGAACTGATCTTTGA
- the LOC107433935 gene encoding uncharacterized protein LOC107433935, with product MHEKRWRDSGLKQSRFMEVGVCRHKRSMSDPVKRKPEKHKLDIILEAPYQLEMEMGRVDGFAEAWERQPTQTSAQSSLNQEILKLQKQLQDQFAVRHAMEKALSYRPLSHDATIDNSVPKPTKELIKEVAVLELEIVYLERHLLSLYRKTFYEQMSSVSAMDGRSSSAIVTQKELSIVAPGQYIMPDKEKSVIQSSNHVYPQNSLANRLKECNDIWEPQKLLDSSIHRSHSSLSQRSACSIRTSPPRKSLNKVVDSYHSLPLSMLEQAQSATPNPNLEEHLDTYLTDNIPETPNCLSEEMIKCISVIYCELADPPLINQDYTSSPVAFSSSLYEVSSQGQHEKWSSRSRKLPFFNLNVNPFHFEGSEELSGPYCRMLKVHLICRDTEKLEVVEQTLQKFRSLVCRLEELDLRKMKHEEKLAFWINVHNALVMHAYLVYGIPQNNLKRVSLLLKAAYNVGGHTISVDMIQNSILGCRLPRPGQWLRLLFSSKTKFKVGDARKAYAIEHPEPLLHFALCSGIQSDPAVRIYTPKRVFEELETAKEEYIQSTLILHKEQKILLPKIVECFAKDSGMCSVGLAEMIERLMPDYRRKSIQQCQHKKNWKGIEWIPHNFTFQYLLSKEVAW from the exons ATGCACGAAAAAAGGTGGCGGGATtctggtttgaagcaatccagGTTCATGGAAGTAGGAGTCTGCAGACACAAGCGTTCTATGAG CGATCCAGTTAAAAGAAAACCAGAGAAACACAAACTGGATATAATCCTTGAAGCTCCTTACCAACTTGAAATG GAAATGGGAAGAGTGGATGGCTTTGCTGAAGCATGGGAGAGACAACCCACTCAAACCAGTGCCCAAAGTTCTTTAAATCAGGAG ATTCTGAAGCTTCAGAAACAATTACAAGATCAGTTTGCGGTGCGTCATGCAATGGAGAAGGCATTGAGTTATAGGCCACTATCACATGATGCTACAATTGATAACTCAGTCCCAAAG CCTACTAAGGAACTCATCAAGGAAGTTGCGGTATTAGAACTGGAAATAGTCTATTTGGAAAGACATCTTCTCTCTTTGTACCGGAAAACATTTTATGAACAAATGTCATCTGTATCTGCCATGGATGGAAGATCGAGTTCAGCAATAGTCACACAGAAGGAATTATCCATAGTTGCTCCTGGACAATATATTATGCCGGACAAAGAAAAGTCAGTCATCCAATCTAGTAATCATGTCTATCCTCAAAATTCACTTGCCAACCGACTGAAGGAATGCAATGACATATGGGAGCCACAAAAACTGCTAGATTCAAGCATTCACCGCAGCCACTCCTCCCTATCTCAACGTTCGGCCTGCTCAATTAGAACTTCTCCTCCAAGGAAATCTTTAAATAAAGTTGTTGATTCATACCACTCTTTACCTTTGTCAATGCTAGAG CAAGCTCAGAGTGCAACTCCAAATCCAAATCTAGAGGAGCATTTAGATACCTATTTGACAGATAATATTCCAGAGACACCAAACTGCCTTTCTGAGGAGATGATTAAGTGTATCTCAGTCATCTATTGTGAACTGGCAGACCCACCTTTGATCAATCAAGATTACACTTCATCTCCTGTTGCATTTTCATCATCATTGTATGAGGTTTCTTCACAAGGTCAGCATGAAAAGTGGAGCTCACGAAGCAGGAAACTAccgtttttcaatttaaatgttAACCCTTTTCACTTTGAAGGGTCGGAAGAACTCAGTGGACCTTACTGCAGAATGCTAAAGGTGCATTTGATCTGCAGAGATACTGAGAAATTAGAAGTTGTTGAACAGACGCTACAAAAATTTAG GTCACTTGTCTGTCGGTTGGAAGAACTTGATCTCAGAAAGATGAAACATGAAGAGAAGTTGGCGTTTTGGATTAATGTCCATAATGCACTCGTAATGCAT GCATATTTGGTATATGGGATTCCTCAAAATAATCTTAAAAGAGTTTCTTTGCTACTCAAG GCTGCATATAACGTGGGAGGTCATACCATAAGTGTAGACATGATACAAAACTCTATTCTAGGATGTCGTTTGCCTCGTCCTGGACAA TGGCTGCGGCTgctattttcatcaaaaactaAATTCAAGGTTGGAGATGCACGAAAAGCCTACGCAATTGAGCATCCTGAACCTCTCCTACATTTTGCACTCTGCTCAGGAATCCAGTCTGATCCAGCG GTCCGTATATATACACCCAAAAGAGTGTTTGAGGAGCTGGAAACAGCAAAAGAAGAGTATATTCAGTCCACCCTTATATTGCATAAAGAACAGAAAATTCTTCTTCCAAAGATTGTGGAGTGTTTTGCAAAGGATTCAGGTATGTGCTCGGTTGGTTTGGCAGAGATGATTGAGCGATTAATGCCTGATTATAGAAGGAAGAGCATTCAGCAGTGTCAACACAAGAAAAACTGGAAGGGCATCGAGTGGATTCCTCACAACTTTACGTTCCAGTATCTGCTTTCAAAAGAAGTAGCTTGGTAA